The proteins below are encoded in one region of Fibrella aestuarina BUZ 2:
- a CDS encoding GxxExxY protein has product MVVLFRFIDLLIDEQLVVDLKAVDSLLSIHTAQILKYLRVAKCRFGLLINVNVTQFVNGVKRIANGH; this is encoded by the coding sequence TTGGTTGTACTATTCAGGTTCATCGACTTATTAATTGACGAACAACTCGTGGTGGATTTGAAAGCTGTTGACAGTCTTTTATCTATCCATACAGCGCAAATTCTAAAGTATTTGCGAGTTGCAAAATGCCGCTTCGGGCTACTGATAAATGTCAATGTTACGCAGTTTGTAAATGGAGTGAAACGGATAGCCAACGGCCATTAA
- a CDS encoding N-acetylornithine carbamoyltransferase yields the protein MHHFISLADVTDLDALIRSGLMAKTNPFADEHLGHHKTIGLLFFNSSLRTRLSTEKAARNLGLNVMTLNVGSDSWGLEMEDGVLMNGDKAEHVREAAAVMGRYCDILAIRAFAGLTDRALDYKEQVMTQFARFAGVPIVNLESATRHPLQSLADCITIEEARTTYPLVPVRPKVVLTWLPHFKPLPQAVANSFSEWMNARAAAGKVEFVITNPEGYDLAPEFVGNARIEHDQNKAFEGADFIYGKNWSSYEHYGQVLTQDPSWAVTMDKMNLTNNGHFMHCLPVRRNLKVSDEVLDSPRSLVIEQAANREWSAQAVLREILLSL from the coding sequence ATGCACCATTTCATATCGCTTGCCGACGTAACGGACCTCGATGCCCTCATTCGATCGGGGCTGATGGCCAAAACAAACCCCTTTGCCGACGAACACCTCGGCCATCATAAAACCATTGGGTTGCTGTTTTTCAACTCCAGCCTACGTACCCGGCTCAGCACCGAAAAAGCCGCCCGCAACCTGGGCCTGAACGTGATGACCCTTAACGTGGGCTCGGATAGCTGGGGCCTGGAAATGGAAGACGGCGTCCTGATGAATGGCGACAAAGCCGAGCACGTCCGGGAAGCCGCCGCCGTGATGGGCCGCTACTGCGACATTCTTGCCATTCGAGCCTTCGCGGGCCTCACCGACCGCGCCCTCGACTACAAAGAGCAGGTCATGACGCAGTTTGCCCGGTTTGCCGGGGTGCCCATCGTCAACCTCGAATCGGCCACCCGCCACCCGCTGCAATCGCTGGCCGACTGCATCACCATCGAAGAAGCCCGGACAACGTACCCACTGGTGCCGGTACGGCCAAAAGTGGTGCTTACCTGGCTGCCGCATTTCAAACCGCTGCCGCAGGCCGTGGCCAACTCATTTAGTGAATGGATGAACGCCCGCGCCGCCGCCGGTAAGGTCGAGTTTGTCATCACCAACCCCGAAGGCTACGACCTCGCCCCGGAGTTTGTAGGCAACGCCCGCATCGAACACGACCAGAACAAGGCTTTTGAAGGAGCCGATTTCATCTATGGCAAAAACTGGTCGTCGTACGAGCACTACGGGCAGGTCCTGACGCAGGACCCTAGCTGGGCCGTGACAATGGACAAAATGAACCTGACTAACAACGGCCATTTCATGCACTGCCTGCCCGTGCGGCGCAACCTCAAAGTGTCCGACGAGGTGCTCGACAGCCCCCGGTCGCTGGTGATTGAGCAGGCCGCCAACCGCGAATGGTCGGCCCAAGCCGTGCTGCGTGAAATCTTATTGAGCTTATAA
- the argB gene encoding acetylglutamate kinase, with protein MNPLTVLKIGGNVIDNPAALTRFLTTFSTLTGDKLLVHGGGKIATQIAEKLGVQTTMVDGRRITDKPMLDVVTMVYGGLVNKQIVGQLQTLGTNAIGLTGADAGVVKANKRPVKDIDYGFVGDITEVDSGRLLSFANESLVPVMAPLTVDASSGTLLNTNADTLAQAIAVDLVHKRDVTLVYCFEKKGVLANPDDDNSVINQLTPEVYAEHKAAGSINKGMIPKLDNAFAALNAGVARVIICHADELAAALAGTAGTSIVMNNE; from the coding sequence ATGAACCCACTAACCGTACTGAAAATTGGCGGGAACGTCATTGATAACCCCGCCGCGCTGACGCGCTTCCTGACCACATTCTCGACCCTGACGGGCGATAAACTGCTGGTGCATGGGGGCGGCAAGATTGCCACGCAAATTGCCGAGAAACTGGGCGTACAGACCACGATGGTCGATGGACGCCGTATCACCGACAAGCCCATGCTCGACGTCGTTACGATGGTTTACGGCGGATTGGTCAACAAGCAGATCGTGGGGCAGTTGCAGACGCTGGGCACCAACGCCATTGGGCTGACCGGTGCCGATGCCGGGGTGGTGAAAGCTAACAAGCGACCCGTCAAAGACATTGATTATGGCTTCGTGGGCGATATCACCGAAGTTGATTCAGGGCGGCTACTGTCTTTTGCCAACGAAAGTCTGGTACCCGTGATGGCTCCGCTAACGGTAGACGCGTCGTCAGGTACGTTGCTCAACACCAACGCCGATACGCTGGCGCAGGCCATTGCGGTAGACCTTGTTCATAAGCGCGACGTGACGTTGGTGTATTGCTTCGAGAAAAAAGGCGTACTCGCCAACCCCGACGATGATAACAGCGTCATCAATCAGCTGACGCCTGAGGTGTATGCCGAACACAAAGCCGCTGGCAGCATCAACAAGGGTATGATTCCCAAACTAGACAACGCCTTTGCCGCCCTCAACGCTGGTGTGGCACGCGTCATCATCTGCCACGCCGACGAACTAGCCGCCGCCCTGGCTGGCACCGCGGGAACGAGTATTGTAATGAATAATGAATGA
- a CDS encoding acyl-CoA dehydrogenase, whose product MAYFSKRNLNFLLHEVFHAEDLTQYPYFSAHDRGTFDMALDSATHIADTLMYPYVRDVDRNQPELKNGQVTVHPRIKAFLEAMGEAGLIGAGFSFERGGQQLPELINSCIGFILMAANNGMMYTGLTAGAANLIATFGSDDLNDRYVANMLSGRWQGTMALTEPQAGSSLSDITTTATPQPDGSYKLKGQKVFISAGDHDAADNIIHLMLARIDGAPKGTKGISLFVVPKFRDTENGPVDNDVTSTGVYHKLGQKGVPAMHLTMGERDDCIGYLVGQPHMGLPYMFQMMNEARLGVGMTAAGIATAAYHAALQYAKERPQSRRLNEKGILDAPQTPIINHPDVRRMLLFQKAVTEGSLSLLLEAAKQYDIAHAAEGEEKENAQLLLEILMPMAKTYPSEMGVQSVSQSVQTFGGYGFTEDFPVEQLYRDIRITPIYEGTTGIQAQDLLGRKMTMKGGKAAQLLMQAIGSTIADASAHDEFKPYAGMLKAELGRLQEVVQALMPHAGAGDYERYLSDATLFLEQMGIVVVAWQWLKQAVVAKQAMLTQNPQGDELAFYEGKIHTMKYFFHYEVPKTLGLAARLKDTEILTIVSEKELAL is encoded by the coding sequence ATGGCTTATTTCAGCAAACGCAACCTGAATTTTCTGCTGCATGAAGTCTTCCACGCCGAAGACCTGACGCAGTACCCGTACTTCTCGGCCCACGACCGGGGTACGTTCGACATGGCCCTCGATTCGGCTACCCACATTGCCGACACGCTCATGTACCCCTACGTGCGCGACGTGGATCGTAACCAGCCTGAATTAAAGAATGGGCAGGTGACGGTGCACCCACGCATTAAGGCGTTTCTGGAGGCGATGGGCGAAGCGGGCCTGATTGGCGCCGGTTTTTCGTTTGAGCGCGGTGGTCAGCAACTGCCCGAACTCATCAATTCGTGCATTGGCTTCATCCTGATGGCGGCCAACAACGGCATGATGTATACCGGCCTCACGGCGGGGGCGGCCAACCTGATCGCCACCTTCGGCTCCGACGACTTGAACGACCGGTACGTGGCCAATATGCTCTCGGGGCGGTGGCAGGGCACCATGGCCCTCACCGAGCCGCAGGCGGGTTCGTCGCTCTCCGACATCACTACGACGGCTACGCCGCAACCCGATGGCAGCTACAAACTCAAAGGGCAGAAAGTGTTTATTTCGGCTGGCGACCACGATGCCGCCGACAACATCATCCACCTGATGCTCGCCCGCATCGACGGGGCACCAAAGGGCACCAAGGGTATTTCGTTATTTGTCGTTCCTAAGTTTCGGGATACGGAAAACGGTCCGGTCGACAACGACGTGACGTCGACGGGCGTGTATCATAAACTCGGGCAGAAGGGTGTGCCGGCGATGCATCTGACCATGGGCGAGCGCGACGATTGCATCGGGTACCTGGTGGGGCAACCGCACATGGGCCTGCCCTACATGTTCCAGATGATGAACGAAGCCCGGCTCGGCGTGGGCATGACAGCGGCGGGCATCGCCACGGCGGCCTACCATGCGGCACTGCAATACGCCAAAGAGCGTCCGCAAAGCCGCCGCCTGAACGAGAAAGGCATCCTCGACGCGCCTCAGACACCGATCATCAACCACCCCGACGTGCGGCGGATGCTGTTGTTCCAGAAGGCGGTGACGGAAGGTTCGTTGTCGCTGTTGCTCGAAGCCGCCAAGCAGTACGACATTGCCCACGCAGCCGAGGGCGAGGAAAAAGAAAATGCACAGTTGCTGCTCGAAATCCTGATGCCGATGGCCAAAACGTATCCCTCGGAGATGGGTGTGCAGTCGGTGAGCCAAAGCGTGCAAACCTTTGGTGGCTACGGCTTTACGGAGGATTTCCCCGTCGAGCAACTCTACCGCGACATCCGGATTACGCCGATCTATGAAGGCACCACGGGCATTCAGGCGCAGGACTTGCTGGGCCGCAAAATGACCATGAAAGGGGGCAAAGCCGCCCAACTGCTCATGCAGGCCATCGGCAGCACCATCGCCGACGCCTCGGCCCACGACGAGTTCAAACCCTATGCGGGCATGTTGAAAGCGGAACTGGGGCGGTTGCAGGAGGTGGTGCAGGCGCTAATGCCGCATGCCGGGGCTGGTGACTACGAGCGCTACCTCAGCGATGCCACGCTGTTCCTGGAGCAGATGGGTATTGTGGTGGTGGCCTGGCAATGGCTCAAGCAGGCCGTGGTGGCCAAACAGGCCATGCTCACCCAGAATCCGCAGGGCGACGAACTGGCTTTTTACGAAGGCAAGATCCACACGATGAAGTACTTCTTCCACTATGAAGTCCCCAAAACCCTCGGCCTCGCCGCCCGCCTCAAAGACACCGAAATCCTCACAATTGTGAGTGAGAAGGAGCTGGCTTTGTAA
- a CDS encoding DUF2911 domain-containing protein: MKRFVAFLFVLSALTMGYGTASAQMNNRKSPHITAESPDKSIKVVYGQPAKKGRVVFGPDGLEKYGKPWRTGADEATEITFKNDVMFGGKMVKAGTYTLVTFPDAKEWGVVLNSQLGQWGAYDYDKFKEKNVVEVKVPVSMNKTPIEKLTITPSNKSLTIAWDNMTVSVPVMAHGMSGAPGADKGK, translated from the coding sequence ATGAAACGATTTGTTGCTTTTCTATTTGTATTGTCGGCCCTCACGATGGGGTACGGCACGGCCTCGGCCCAAATGAATAACCGCAAGAGTCCGCATATCACTGCCGAAAGCCCCGACAAGTCGATCAAAGTGGTCTATGGCCAACCCGCCAAAAAAGGCCGGGTGGTGTTCGGGCCGGATGGTCTCGAAAAATATGGCAAACCCTGGCGCACCGGTGCCGACGAAGCCACCGAAATTACGTTTAAAAACGACGTGATGTTTGGCGGTAAGATGGTCAAAGCCGGTACGTACACGCTCGTGACCTTCCCCGACGCAAAGGAGTGGGGCGTGGTGCTCAACAGCCAATTGGGCCAATGGGGCGCCTATGATTACGACAAGTTCAAAGAAAAAAACGTGGTCGAAGTGAAAGTACCCGTATCGATGAACAAAACGCCGATCGAGAAACTGACGATCACGCCAAGCAATAAAAGCCTGACCATCGCCTGGGACAACATGACGGTATCGGTACCGGTCATGGCCCACGGCATGAGTGGCGCGCCCGGTGCCGACAAAGGCAAGTAA
- a CDS encoding glycosyltransferase family 2 protein, whose product MTISGFSYIRNGFSYQYPFLEAIQSILPICDEFVVAVGDSTDGTREAIEALGDPRIRIVDTVWDEAMRQNGKIFALQANTALRECTGDWLFHIQADEIIHERDLPTIRQAIVDADPDPRVEGLLFDFLNFYGSYDYLNNTRKQHKKEIRVFRNGLNAYAYRDSQGFRRYQSYETYLSGEKGTKLWVRYVPVPVHHYSYVRPPEAMYKKWAYFSTFYGAKPEEATEPTAAPKQLNYYNIFRVKRFEGTHPAVMREWIANGNYDFDPTKLSYKPSLKEKIIYAIEDRLKHRFGEWKNYKLLK is encoded by the coding sequence ATGACAATTAGCGGCTTTTCTTATATCCGGAATGGGTTCTCCTATCAGTACCCGTTTCTGGAAGCGATTCAATCCATTTTACCAATCTGCGATGAGTTTGTAGTGGCGGTTGGCGATTCGACGGATGGCACGCGTGAGGCCATTGAAGCCCTCGGCGATCCGCGAATCCGCATCGTCGACACCGTTTGGGACGAGGCGATGCGGCAGAACGGTAAAATCTTCGCGCTGCAAGCCAATACCGCCCTTCGTGAATGCACCGGCGATTGGCTCTTTCATATTCAGGCCGATGAGATTATCCACGAACGCGACCTGCCCACGATCCGGCAGGCGATCGTGGATGCCGATCCCGATCCGCGGGTAGAAGGACTACTGTTTGATTTCCTGAACTTCTACGGCAGCTATGATTACCTCAACAATACCCGCAAACAGCATAAGAAGGAAATCCGGGTATTTCGTAATGGGCTGAACGCCTACGCCTACCGCGATTCGCAGGGGTTTCGGCGTTACCAGTCCTACGAGACGTACCTGTCAGGCGAAAAAGGGACTAAACTTTGGGTCAGGTACGTGCCTGTGCCGGTTCATCACTATAGCTATGTGCGCCCGCCAGAAGCCATGTATAAGAAATGGGCCTATTTCTCAACGTTCTACGGCGCCAAGCCTGAGGAAGCAACCGAACCCACTGCCGCGCCCAAGCAGCTTAATTATTATAACATCTTCCGGGTCAAGCGGTTTGAAGGCACGCACCCGGCCGTTATGCGGGAATGGATCGCCAATGGCAACTACGACTTCGATCCGACTAAGCTTTCCTACAAGCCATCCTTGAAAGAGAAAATTATCTACGCCATCGAGGACCGACTTAAGCACCGCTTTGGCGAGTGGAAGAATTACAAACTGCTGAAGTGA